The following DNA comes from Candidatus Desulfofervidus auxilii.
CCATGAAAGCCCCAGTTGGTCACCAGATGGTCATTTTATTGCTTTTAGTCAAAATGGGAAAATTTATATTTTACGTATGGCAGATGGATGTAAGTTTCCTGTTTTACCAAAATTACCAGGCAGACAGACACAGCCCAATTGGTCACCCTACTTAAGATAAGGAGGAAATGATGAAAAAGAAAATTTTGTTAATATTTGGATTAATAATTTTTCTTGGATGTGCTAAAAAACCTTTAGTTACGGTTGCCCCACCTGTGGAGGAAGTGCCCACAGTTGAAGAGAAAGAAAAACCAGCAGAAAAAGTAGAAATGCAAAAGACTCCAATAGAGGAAATGCCTCCTGTAAGTGGTATTACTGAGGAAAAGATTACAGAAGAAAAAATTAGTGCTGAAGAATTGATTAGAAAACAACTTGCAGAGGAAATTAAGAGATTTGAAGCAGAAGATATTCATTTTGATTTTGACAAATATAATATTCGACCTGATGCTGCTAAGATTTTAAAGAAAAAAGCAGAATGGTTGCTTAAAAATCCACAAGTACATATTTTGATTGAAGGGCACTGTGATGAGAGGGGTACAGAGGAGTATAATTTGGCATTAGGAGAAAGAAGGGCAAATAGCGCAAAACGTTTTCTTGTCAATTTAGGTGTTGACCCTGAAAGAATTTCTATTATTAGTTATGGAGAAGAAAGACCTCTTGATCCAAGACATTGTGAAGAAGCTTGGGCTAAAAACAGAAGGTGTCATTTTATAGTCATTAAGTATTAATTATGAAAAAAATAATATTTTGTTTTTTACTTTTATTAGGTTGTGCTACAAGACAAGATTTAATTGGTTTAGAACAACATATTGTTAATCTGCATGAAAGGGTTAGTCGTTTAGAAAAGACCCATGTAAAGGATTTGGAAAAAAGAGTAAAAAAATTGGAGACAACGATTAAAACTCTTAATGCAATTTCTTCTCGTCAAGTAGATTTATTAGTGCAGATTGATAGTTTGCAAACAGCCTTAAATGAATTGAATGGAAAAGTAGAAGAAACTACATATCAGTTAGAAATATTAAAAGAAAACTTAAATAAAGATATTGAAAATTTAAATAATCAAATTAAAGATCTGCAAAAAAGAATTAATGATCAAATTTCCTGTTTAGAAAAAATAGAAAAAAGATTAAAAATAATTGAAAGAGAAAAACAAATAAAAAGAGGAAAGACAGAAAAACAATTATATCAAGAAGGTCTAGCTTATGCTAGAAAAGGAAAACTTAAAGAAGCAATAAAGGTTTTTAATCAATTTCTTAAGCTTTATCCTAAATCAAATTTAGCAGGAAATGCTCAATTTTGGTTAGGAGAATGTTATTATTCTCAAAAAAAGTATGAGGAAGCTATCCTTGCTTATCAAAAAGTTATAAAAAATTATCCAAAGAGTCCTAAATTGCCACCTGCCCTTTTTAA
Coding sequences within:
- the pal gene encoding peptidoglycan-associated lipoprotein Pal, with translation MKKKILLIFGLIIFLGCAKKPLVTVAPPVEEVPTVEEKEKPAEKVEMQKTPIEEMPPVSGITEEKITEEKISAEELIRKQLAEEIKRFEAEDIHFDFDKYNIRPDAAKILKKKAEWLLKNPQVHILIEGHCDERGTEEYNLALGERRANSAKRFLVNLGVDPERISIISYGEERPLDPRHCEEAWAKNRRCHFIVIKY
- the ybgF gene encoding tol-pal system protein YbgF → MKKIIFCFLLLLGCATRQDLIGLEQHIVNLHERVSRLEKTHVKDLEKRVKKLETTIKTLNAISSRQVDLLVQIDSLQTALNELNGKVEETTYQLEILKENLNKDIENLNNQIKDLQKRINDQISCLEKIEKRLKIIEREKQIKRGKTEKQLYQEGLAYARKGKLKEAIKVFNQFLKLYPKSNLAGNAQFWLGECYYSQKKYEEAILAYQKVIKNYPKSPKLPPALFKQAKAFLKLGDKETARILFEQLIRRYPKAEEAKWAKNELIKLASPELSTQ